AGCCTGGTATGCCGCTGCAGGTGGTGCATAGACACCTTGCGGTGGTGCTCCATATACGCCTTGTGGTGCATAACCAGGTGCCATCATACCTGGTCCTGCTGTCAACATTAACTGAGGTTCCgctataaatagaaaatacatatgatatgataagatacaaaatatatataacacatatttgttatttcttcaagaatttttttctaatattattatatcaaaaataattacataattttgtGTTGAATAAGACTTATgttataagaaatttctttagtGTATATATGCAAAGAAAAGTTgtaaatctttattttttgctctagatcaatttataaaaagattgTTCACATCATaacaaaagagaaacaaatattCCCTTTAAATAGCATAGCCTTCTTCACGCatgtacaatttataaaaatttctaatttataatcgttttttaataatttatttaaattcttaaaaaatatttaaactaagaaataaatacttaCGCATAATCATAGGTTTATGTTCTTGATGATCAGTTTCTTCCATGCGGCGACTTTCAGCTTCTTCCAATTTATCAAccttttaagaaaatatatgtcattatcataataataaaatgtcggcaattaaatatattaaattatgagaGGTATTACCTTAGTAATATATTCCCGTGCAACTTGTATAAGATACGGCATAGCGAAATGTAAAATACGATGTCTCCACGCAAGTTCCAAAATAACATCTGGATGAAGTAAATCATAACAATGAAACAGACATGCTGCGAAACAATCCTTTGATCCTCTCTCCAAGAACCACTCTAATAATTCTTGAGCAACTTCGGGATTGCGAGATTCTGCTGCATATTCCATAGCATCTCTATTCAGTTAacacaataattaaaatactgaataacgaaaataaaaataaacaatgaaaattcatataaatagaatatttaaatgttttactGCAACTTACCTAAACAATCGATCCTTTTTACATAGTTCCACCGATTGTTTCCATCTGTTATTTCCTTTGTACAAGTATGCGGCAATTCTtctaaattcaattaattcatGTTTCTCCAGTTGTTGCGCTAACgcaatattatcaaaattatcgaACGCATCAATCGATGTTCTGAGTCCCTGATAATCTTCTTCGTCAATAAGTAGACCGTTTAATGCTTCATTAAttgctttattatttaatgctTGAACCGACCTCAAGTATGGTTTTACAAGTTGTAAATGCCCTGTTCTTTTGAAATATGCAACTGCTCTCGTATGATCCATGCGTGGAGCAAgtacaagtagtatatcattCAGAAGTAGGGGTTTATATTCGACATAAAACTGTATAGCTTTATAATAAAGTTCAACGTTTGCCACTTTAGTAATCACATCTTTGAAATGACCTTCTCGCCATGCTTCAGTGGGGTGTTGCATCATTGCAAGAACTGCATTGTCGTACTCTTcatatttatcatataaaaatacaagctCTGCCCATAAGTGTGCTTGCTCTGCTGCACGGAGtacctatatattttattaataaatatgatacattcttttccattttgttcatattcaaatattttaaatgtaattaatagtATACCTTCGGTATATTAACTCGAGACCAGAAAAGTTCAAGATGTTCTCGCATTCGTTGAGGTTTATACTTGCTATAAAGTATAGCTAATTCAGTGAACATTCCCATATGCGCTCTTTCAAGTCCCAAAGCAGCttccaataaattaataagttCCTCAAAGTGCCCCCGATCTTGataataattgattaaatCTTCTAATTCATCGGCATGTACGACTATATGTAATCCACACATTTGTGCTAATCTAAATTCTCCGCTATCCACACAAGCAAAACAAACTTCTTTCCAAGTACGAGTTGAATTCGCTTTGCGAGCGCTGTCAACGGCGCCTTGGAATTCTTTTAAGTGAACAAGCGTAATAGCTAATCGTGCAAAATTCGATACATTATTGTACAAAAGTTTAGCAGCATCGTACATCTTGTCGTCGAAACATCTATCGCCAATCTAATAacaagtaatataaatttacatttatggACATAAATATATCTgttttagaaataatatacataaataaatattacgtgtctaatatgtatacataaaacTTACCTTTTGTATGTCGGCATGATTAGGAccagaaataaattcttcaaGATCTGCAAGTCTATTGGTTCTTGCATATGCGTAAATTAATTCACTTTCAATGAAAGATTCACGCGCTTTTTTGCGAGCCATTTGCAAGTAACGAACCAAATCCTCCCAATGAGAAGTTCGATGAGTAGTTTCTACTACATCTACATACGCTGATGGATCGTCAGCCTTAATAAAACTATCTATGGCTTCTTTCACTAAACCTTGTTGTAATTGTGCTCTGGCTAATTGAGACCATACCGGCGGTTCATTACATCTATAAGAACAgaccattaatttttattcagttCATTAATATACTATTTCATGTTAAATTTCATACATAGTACTTTCTACAAATTTCATACATAGGTACTTTCTACAAATTCAATTCATTATAGCTCACCTTTCAGCAAATTCGTAAGCTCTGTCTAAATTATTAACCTGCTCGATTAAAACTTGGATAGCTGACGTGTTcacatcgaattttttaaagatgGCAAAAGCTTCTTCGTATAACTCATTGTTAATAGCAATGTTAGCAATGTCAGGGGCGTCATAATTATCCAGCCGATTGATGTACTCCATAACACGCGTACGATCAGCCTTTATTGCCGTTAAAATCAAAAGATTTTGTAAATTGCGATGATCACTAAATACACTACTGTCGAGTACGATTTTCTCAAGAAGCTCAATTAGTTCATTGGGTAAATCAGCAGTCATAAATGCTTTGACAGTAACCGATATATCTTCAGGATCTTGTGTTTCTGATAAAGCTGTTTGTACAACCTACAAAGAAATCTCGATAATTTCATAACAATTGCACACAAGCATagttaaaattatagaaacaaattttcattaaatgattaaaaaattattgacgctacttttatcatttttctttactgTAAACTTACCTGATCAATCAACGGCCTTTTGTAAGGGTTGCTTTCAAGAAGAACTTCAGCCCATAAATCTGGATCTCTACGTCTCACTAAATATCTAGCTTCACTTTTGAAAAGGCTATTTTCGTTACATACGCTTATCAATTCCCTATCGCATTGACCACGCTCATACGCAATACACGCTAAATGTGGATCACGTTTTTCACAATATTTTCCTACTACTCTACTATCATAAAATTGATTCTCTctgtaaaatagaaatttaattaataaagaacattttatataatatatttttttgttatgtCAAGATATATTTAGATTTACTTACTTAAGAAATCTCTCTGGATTATTATTACTGTCAATGTATATCTTTGCTAGTGCATTATGTGTTGCAGGTTCAACACAACCTTCATGGACACGAGACTCCAGCCATGGAAGTAAGAGCTTCAAACGGTTTCTCTTCTCAACTTCTTCTACAAGTTCGTCAGTAGAGAACTGACCACGTACcacaagaattaaattttttattatatcctCTGAGCAATCTACATCAAGTAAACCACCCACTACAACTGGTAGACGTGACGGATTTACCTAAAATTAAACCAgcattacaataaataaagctAGAAACTATAttgcaattattatttgtCGTAAAGTTTAGtcattacaaaatttacaactcttatattaaattcaatgCAGAATGACGATTAATGAAACTTACTTTTTGAACGTAAATTTCTATGtacttttgtaaattatttcggTAGAGATACAGTACAAGATCATGTACAAAATCGAATCGATCACAAACAATGATCAAAGGTAACTGATCAGATAATTTTGCCTCTTTGAGGAAATTTTTTACACGTTCCGGATTGTAACAATTACTTTCTCTACAAATTCGTTCCACTTCTTTAATTTGTCCAGTTTTACATGCTgcttgaatatatttaaaatgtactTCTTGATCTTGACTGAAATTAACAATAGATCCCAGGAAATAAAACAGTCCCTCATATGATTTAAAACTTTCAAATAGATCTGAAAATAATGATGATATGAAGTAAATAAACCAATacatagtaatataaataacataaatcAATATGTGtttaaaataacattattaGCAAATTATAAATACCTATCAGTGCTTTAGTAGTCAATTGTTCATGATATTTTGTTGCAATCTGAATACAGATTTGTAAATTCTGTCTTATGTTAGCAGTCAACATTGCCTTCAAACATTCCAAAGAATCTTCAACTGATAATGTTCCAAAAAATCCAACAAGCCAATCTGGAGAAAGTAAATGTGTATGTACTACAGCTCTCTTAATGTCATATAAATCGGTGTAATGTTCCAAAGCACGTTGTAATAAGCCAGCTTTTTCACATAATTGTGCAATGTGAGCTCTGTCATAGTGTGTGAACATTTGATTTCCTAAGATTGCATCAGCAACTTGTGGAGCAGACATTAAGTTCATTTCTAAAAGTCGTGTTTGTAAAGCTCCTTCACTTGGCCGATTATTTTTCAAAGCATCCAATAAAAATGCTGTACATTGTTGAACCATGTTTTGTTCCATGAATATATCCACAATTTGGTTGATATCGGCTAAGGGTTCATCATCTTGGACCAACATCTGGGCGAATGCTACACCCTGATCTGGATTAATTCTCATGACATttcttaacaaaaatatataatcagGGGTATAAGAAACTTTCTTAGCATACAATACAATTTTCTGGAATTGTCCAGTTTCTGCAAAAcattgtataactttattagGGACATTAGCTCTTAAATAAACACTAAGAGCTAAGGTTGGATCAGCTTGTTTCACTAAGTCACCCAATTCTTCGCTACATTCTAATTTATCTTCTTTCAACCATTTCTCAAGAAGTTGCTTACGACCTTGCACAAGCACTGGACGACATAATTCTAAagattcatatttatttaattgtccTTGATCTAGAAGTATTCCAAAATATTGCAATAAGGGTGATGTTTGTCCTTGCGTAGTTGGTACCTGTTGGAACCGTTGAATAGTCGCCGGGGTTCGAAGTATTCCTTTCGGAGCGTTTGCTGCAACTTTGGCTGCTTCCGCGTATTGACCATTTTGGAAaagcaaattaaatttcctgACGAACAAGTCTTCAGCTCCTGACAAATTATTTCTTACAGCCATTCGCAATGCAAGTTCGGAATTTTGTAGTACTCCATTTATATATGGAATTATGTTTTCTTCATCGACGGATACAGATAATACTTGACCTTTCCGATTTACTCCTATTATACCACCAGATGCTTCATGCGGTGCAGTGACAAAAATAGTTTCTCCAGATATGCGattcataaatatacatgtagCAGATTCAAtatcatacatatgtatatagccatattttgttattaaatatataacatcatactttgAGCTGACTTGCATAGCAACAGGAAAGTCATTTCCAGCTTCTGGTGGGAAAAAAACATCTACTGCCTTCTTTGGGAAAGGATGATTACCAGCAGGAGGTTGACCTACTTCGATAATATGGAGCTTTGCACCTTGTACTGTTCTAACAGcaaaacaaaataagttacttGGTTCTGCGTTTCCTTCCATTTTAAATTGGGCGAAAGAAGCAGCATGTCCTTCGATTGGTTGAGAACATTTTCTCTCAACAGAATAAAGTTGCATAGCACCAACCACTCTATTGTGCTGAGCAGAAATACCAATCAATAATAGCCATGTTTGTTTTGGATCAgttctataattaattatttgacaGCCATTTAATGACGAATGTCTGTCAAACATTTTATTCGGTGTAGATTCTCCTTCCATAGACCAGTGATAAACTGCAGTTTCTGTTACCAATGCCAAAGTATTTAATGATATCCACTTCCAGAAGACTACATCTTCTGTCATTGTGTGAGCTTTCATTTTTGATTTCATTTCTATGTTAAAAATCTGAAGAGTTTTCATTGctaatagtaaaaataaaacatgttactaaatttattattaagttccatgtatttattttatattaattattacctTTTAAAGCTATTACTTTACTTGCAGGATTCATGATCGCAGAATCTGCAGAAATAGGTCTCCTGATTGGATTTGCAGAATCATTCATATCGATAATAACTACCTGTGCAGTATCGCCAACTTTTTCTCGaacacaaataaatttatcagaTTCCATTGTGAGTGTGTTAAAGCTGACATTGTTAGCATTAATCCCAACAGCTGTAAGCtagaaaaacgaaaatgacaaaaataaattatcatacTGAGAATCTatctttaattgaaatatatctaaatattctataaattgtaattagaaTATCTTATTCTACAAATGACtttaatgtattattaaataatattaaattatttataatattataatattaaattgttgGAGGGagcttttaatataatttcatattaaacatatttaataattaatttaacataaATAAGCATAAAAGTGTCCCACATTGATTTTTATCTaatctgaaaatttaataaaaattgttattgaactaaattataattatagctAGGAATTAATTTCATCAGCTTCAGGAAGATGGGAGAAATAGATTAGTTAAATGCAGTTTATCtggaatgtaaaataaaaaatacataatgatACATGATTGCAATTAAAAGCTATTTCACGCGAAATCGCAAATCATTATTATAAAGAAGTAAATTACCGACGAATTAATGAATCATAATCTAATTCCATATTGCTATCGCGAGATTTGCGAAACacaacgaatattttaattagaaaattcacgATGTATAAAGACGGAAATAAGGGGCGTATATGTCGAGTAGACGTGGCCCtcgttgataaaaaaaatcaatttatttttctcatcgACACTGCTATACAGAATAATATTATGATTAGTTAACCTCTAAATATCCTATTACGAACGTTCatataaattgattaaaatttagtATAACGAACGAACATGCGATCACTATTATACCTGTCAAAGTAATGTCAattcaaaagtattttaacGGGATTCGTATCTCCTCGTTATAGCAATAAAACTGGCAGCCAAAAATTTTCTAGAAGAACGTTATAATAGTAAAATGAAGTTGAAAATGTAGTTAGCAAAAATGAAGATGTTTGACGACGTGTCGAAATAATAGAAGAGCCGGGTACGAAAGCAGGTCACCTACCTGGAGATGTTCTTGAAACCTTATGGGTAGTAACTGCGTCATTTTCCTAATGTTTTCCCAAAATTTTCGAGGTTTTTCAGCCGCGGTTACctaatgaaaaatctatcgcggcTGTCTATCGTTCCTATGTACAACTGTTTTGGCTTATAGTGCGCTCTTCTCAACCAAAAAACCTCGGTCCAACCATCAGCGCACAAAACCAACTGACGCAAAGTGAATGCCGTCACTACTTGCCGCTGACACCCATCATGGCCGCCAATGACCGCCCCTCTATCTAAAAATAGTCCCTCAAGTACAAAAGTGTTTCGATCGATTCTATATTCTGATATTGCCAAACGTTTGTAAACGCATCCAAATAGTTACATTATACAAGACCTGTAACCGAATATCGAATAATCACGATTATCTTCTTAATTCCGTCAATTTAAACGTTCGGTAGCGTAAGAATACACGTAACTGGATTTTCTAACAAATCTCTCCAACATCATCCCTTCCTTTCTTCAATTCTCAACCCCCACTCCTTGCTATGAATGAAGCTGCAACGGCGCACAATTGAGTACATTACGTATACGTTTTCTATTATGTACATTTCCTCATATAGGAAATTAATATCCAGTCTCACTAGAACTTACTACTACAATAAAGGAAATAGTAATCATAACTAAAAGTTgtattataacattatgatTTTTCAAGAATTTGAAGTTTTGAATGGCATATCTTTGCACGAAGATTGTTGCAATATTAATTCAGAAAATTTGACGTCTATAGGTATTTATAACTATTCGACAATATATACAGACAAATAGATGATTaagaattaattgaattaaagtACGTTAAGTttgttacaatattaattCAGAAAATTTGAGATTTATAGGTATTTATAACTATTCGACAACATATACACGCAAGTAGATGATTAAGAACTAATTGAATTAAAGTATGTTaagtatattgtaatattaattcagAAAATTTGAGGTCTATAGGTATTTATAACTATTCGACAATATATACACACAAAAGGATGATTaagaattaattgaattaaagtATGTtaagtattaataaattaaaaataaaatttatttcatttcagaGCTGTTGTCAAAACTGTATAATACATATGTTGCACAAATATTATACAGATATTATTGTTGGTCATTTTAATCAAAAAGACCGAAACCCATGTCGTCGTCTTCCGATTCAGATTCCTCTTTCGCTGGCTTTTTCTCTTCTGTAAACAGAAATTatgtcaataatttttatatttctaattgtattatatattcatataacatttacctttcttttcttcagcTGGGGCTGCTGCACCTCCTGCAGGTGCAGCATCTGCACTAACAGCTACAGCACCACCAACTGGCatggataataatttttccatccCTGAAAGAATCAAACATCTTTTTGTTAAAATGACCTGTGTTAGTAGAATgtcgaataatattaatacatcAATGAAACAAAacagtttttaattaatttgacaAAACATTATTTCCAAAACAAAACAAACCATGTCaagataaaaatagatatataaatatataatttctttgtaaTAAATAGGTTCGTGAAAATAAGCCCTTTGTTTCTTAACCCTTTGTGCTCAAGAGGCGACTCAATCGCTACAGCGTTTCATACGGCAACTCAAATAGCGAGTGAGAAGAGTGTTTATACTAGATTTCGTTATCGCCAATTAATGATAGCACAGTATTTTTCGTAAATAGGTTTCTTAGTTCTTTGTTTGGAAGTGTGAAGTGTCACACTTTGAAAtggagataaaatatttagtctTAAACTCCTCCAAAACCATGGTTCTGACATCTCATATATTAGTTTAGATTCGACAATCATGGTAATATAGCTTAGAAGCCCTAAAAGAATGAATTTCGGAAATGAAATTTGCTCGAATGAAGATGAATTTGATTTTGAATTGTTGAGACAAGATCGATTGTATCCATGAAGGAATTATtgataaagaaaatgaaaacagTGATGGAGATAGTGACATAGTATTAAGTGTAAGAAATCGAAAGATTAGAATAATAGATAGTGAATCCAAAAGTGACAGTGATGCCCCACAAAATCCTAATAAATCAGAATGGACACCTTTTGAACAATTTAGCGAAATACCACTgagaataaatttcatagcCGACGAAAAATTTGGAAGGCTATAGGTATCCTCAAATGTTGAaccattgaatttttaaagatatttcttaCCGATAAgctaataaatcaaataataaCTGAAACAAACAGTTATGCTgcaaaaaaaatataagaggAAGAACATTGTTATAACATTCAATTTGGCAAATATAATGTCACCAAAGAAGAATTTTGGCCAAAGCAAGGATGCATCTTGGTGAATgctttataaattatcatacaaaaaatacagaaattaatattacaaaaccatatttttaaaaatgtaaatttttaaagtaaattattagaatataatgtttttgtaagttaatttgtatatacaaTCATTTTATGTTACCTGTAAGAGACTTATCACATATGAGCAAAATCATCTCGAGTTACTACATCACCAGACTAAAAGTCATTGAGCGCAAAgagttaaaatattgaatgtgTATCTAAGAAAACTGAAACTTgatgaaattgagaaatacatataaaatggaGCTGATTAATTTAACTTCTGACAAACTCACGTAATAatcatttcttttatagacatcaataaaaaagatatattaaacactgaattatttcataatttatctatacatatgtatgtgttgatatttaaatttaaagaagcTGTACCTTGTGCGATAAGTTCATCTACTGATTTTCCATTCAGTTCTGAGATGACTTTCTTAAGCTTTTCTGTATCTGCTTCAATTCCAACAgatgataaaattttttcaatatcattTTGACTAGGAGATGCTTTCCCTCCCAGGGTAGCTAACAGATAAGCGGCCACGTAACGCATTCTGAAATAAGAAACACATTTTGAATGCTCTTTTGAATTTAATATCTCGtcattatttatattgatCAGTTTCTTTCAGCAAGAAAAAATTGCCATCACAGTTCTCAGTCGAAAGATGGTGATTATTTATATCATCATATACAGTTCATATTAGTGCTATACATAAGTGAATTTGGAAACAAACAACATTCGTTTatcaagaaaaataattagcaTTAGATATATGGGaatctaaatataattttttacgtCTCCTTATACTGAAACCTATTTTTGCGTTTCAAATACTATTAACTATACACAGAGtgtataagatatttatataattaattatttgtataat
The DNA window shown above is from Bombus fervidus isolate BK054 chromosome 8, iyBomFerv1, whole genome shotgun sequence and carries:
- the Chc gene encoding clathrin heavy chain — its product is MTQLLPIRFQEHLQLTAVGINANNVSFNTLTMESDKFICVREKVGDTAQVVIIDMNDSANPIRRPISADSAIMNPASKVIALKAMKTLQIFNIEMKSKMKAHTMTEDVVFWKWISLNTLALVTETAVYHWSMEGESTPNKMFDRHSSLNGCQIINYRTDPKQTWLLLIGISAQHNRVVGAMQLYSVERKCSQPIEGHAASFAQFKMEGNAEPSNLFCFAVRTVQGAKLHIIEVGQPPAGNHPFPKKAVDVFFPPEAGNDFPVAMQVSSKYDVIYLITKYGYIHMYDIESATCIFMNRISGETIFVTAPHEASGGIIGVNRKGQVLSVSVDEENIIPYINGVLQNSELALRMAVRNNLSGAEDLFVRKFNLLFQNGQYAEAAKVAANAPKGILRTPATIQRFQQVPTTQGQTSPLLQYFGILLDQGQLNKYESLELCRPVLVQGRKQLLEKWLKEDKLECSEELGDLVKQADPTLALSVYLRANVPNKVIQCFAETGQFQKIVLYAKKVSYTPDYIFLLRNVMRINPDQGVAFAQMLVQDDEPLADINQIVDIFMEQNMVQQCTAFLLDALKNNRPSEGALQTRLLEMNLMSAPQVADAILGNQMFTHYDRAHIAQLCEKAGLLQRALEHYTDLYDIKRAVVHTHLLSPDWLVGFFGTLSVEDSLECLKAMLTANIRQNLQICIQIATKYHEQLTTKALIDLFESFKSYEGLFYFLGSIVNFSQDQEVHFKYIQAACKTGQIKEVERICRESNCYNPERVKNFLKEAKLSDQLPLIIVCDRFDFVHDLVLYLYRNNLQKYIEIYVQKVNPSRLPVVVGGLLDVDCSEDIIKNLILVVRGQFSTDELVEEVEKRNRLKLLLPWLESRVHEGCVEPATHNALAKIYIDSNNNPERFLKENQFYDSRVVGKYCEKRDPHLACIAYERGQCDRELISVCNENSLFKSEARYLVRRRDPDLWAEVLLESNPYKRPLIDQVVQTALSETQDPEDISVTVKAFMTADLPNELIELLEKIVLDSSVFSDHRNLQNLLILTAIKADRTRVMEYINRLDNYDAPDIANIAINNELYEEAFAIFKKFDVNTSAIQVLIEQVNNLDRAYEFAERCNEPPVWSQLARAQLQQGLVKEAIDSFIKADDPSAYVDVVETTHRTSHWEDLVRYLQMARKKARESFIESELIYAYARTNRLADLEEFISGPNHADIQKIGDRCFDDKMYDAAKLLYNNVSNFARLAITLVHLKEFQGAVDSARKANSTRTWKEVCFACVDSGEFRLAQMCGLHIVVHADELEDLINYYQDRGHFEELINLLEAALGLERAHMGMFTELAILYSKYKPQRMREHLELFWSRVNIPKVLRAAEQAHLWAELVFLYDKYEEYDNAVLAMMQHPTEAWREGHFKDVITKVANVELYYKAIQFYVEYKPLLLNDILLVLAPRMDHTRAVAYFKRTGHLQLVKPYLRSVQALNNKAINEALNGLLIDEEDYQGLRTSIDAFDNFDNIALAQQLEKHELIEFRRIAAYLYKGNNRWKQSVELCKKDRLFRDAMEYAAESRNPEVAQELLEWFLERGSKDCFAACLFHCYDLLHPDVILELAWRHRILHFAMPYLIQVAREYITKVDKLEEAESRRMEETDHQEHKPMIMPEPQLMLTAGPGMMAPGYAPQGVYGAPPQGVYAPPAAAYQAYGM
- the Rplp2 gene encoding ribosomal protein LP2 isoform X1, whose translation is MRYVAAYLLATLGGKASPSQNDIEKILSSVGIEADTEKLKKVISELNGKSVDELIAQGMEKLLSMPVGGAVAVSADAAPAGGAAAPAEEKKEEKKPAKEESESEDDDMGFGLFD
- the Rplp2 gene encoding ribosomal protein LP2 isoform X2, giving the protein MRYVAAYLLATLGGKASPSQNDIEKILSSVGIEADTEKLKKVISELNGKSVDELIAQGMEKLLSMPVGGAVAVSADAAPAGGAAAPAEEKKGK